Proteins encoded together in one Gemmatimonadota bacterium DH-78 window:
- a CDS encoding ATP-binding protein — protein MPTPSESNPTARTVALIGGAARHRTLVAAVTSSGLRAVTLRAVPEAEVPPAVALVALDGEAERLSGYRGLAALRRLGGGEGLPVILAYPGPIPPADAPPSDPAVSALAGDASIDDALAMLPSAAGSSSSERGLPFEALVARAPVGIAVLSPEGRAVHTNARFVELAGGDRSAVEASPFAGLRTPGTAGLPVDLEGLDGATWSGSVEFEWIERDRELSATVARAPDGAGWLVWVTDTTPARQLEHTLSEAARMEAVERLAGGVAHDFNNILSVITTLSDLLIRLRPEGDPDLEDLEEIFRSARRGSEITRQLSAFSRTTPAEPREIDLEAHLLANEKMLRRFLSEDVALEWALEGKVPEVRVDPTQLDQMILNLALNARDAMPGGGTLTIGATSREVDRPRDVAGLPLKAGRYAVLTVTDTGEGMDEATRSRLFEPFFTTRSWGRKSGLGLSVVHGAVRAMGGAIEVRSRPGEGTRFAILIPAIAPDQVPPADGEVPRGTETILLVEDHVELRRGMRRSLDELGYRVVDAADGAEALALVEEGGLRPHLLVTDVVMPALSGPELSTRIQALGLAVPTLLLSGYTDHPAVEQLRRSGVRVLSKPLETPDLARAVRTALDQ, from the coding sequence GTGCCCACACCGTCCGAGTCCAATCCGACCGCCCGGACCGTCGCCCTGATCGGCGGGGCGGCTCGCCACCGCACCCTCGTGGCGGCCGTCACCTCGTCGGGACTCCGGGCCGTCACCCTGCGTGCCGTTCCGGAAGCGGAGGTGCCACCCGCCGTGGCGTTGGTGGCGCTCGACGGCGAGGCGGAGCGGCTGTCCGGGTACCGTGGCCTCGCCGCCCTCCGCCGCCTCGGGGGCGGCGAGGGTCTGCCGGTGATCCTGGCGTATCCGGGGCCGATCCCCCCGGCCGATGCACCGCCCTCCGACCCGGCGGTCTCCGCGTTGGCCGGGGATGCCTCGATCGACGACGCGCTGGCCATGCTCCCGTCCGCAGCGGGGTCGTCGTCGAGCGAACGCGGCCTTCCCTTCGAGGCACTCGTCGCGCGGGCCCCGGTCGGCATCGCGGTACTCTCGCCGGAGGGGCGGGCGGTCCACACGAATGCCCGCTTCGTGGAACTGGCCGGGGGAGACCGATCCGCGGTGGAAGCGTCGCCCTTCGCCGGACTTCGAACTCCGGGCACGGCGGGTCTGCCGGTCGACCTCGAGGGGCTCGACGGTGCGACCTGGTCGGGCTCGGTGGAGTTCGAGTGGATCGAGCGCGACCGCGAGCTGAGCGCGACGGTGGCCCGTGCCCCCGACGGCGCAGGCTGGCTGGTCTGGGTGACGGATACCACACCCGCGCGCCAGCTCGAACACACGCTCTCCGAGGCCGCCCGCATGGAGGCGGTGGAGCGGCTGGCCGGCGGGGTGGCCCACGACTTCAACAACATCCTCTCCGTCATCACCACGCTTTCCGATCTGCTGATCCGACTCCGGCCGGAAGGCGACCCCGACCTGGAGGACCTGGAGGAGATCTTCCGCTCGGCTCGACGCGGTTCCGAGATCACGCGACAGCTGTCCGCCTTCAGCCGAACGACCCCCGCCGAGCCCCGGGAGATCGACCTCGAGGCGCACCTGCTCGCCAACGAGAAGATGCTGCGCCGCTTCCTCTCCGAAGACGTCGCTCTGGAGTGGGCTCTCGAGGGGAAGGTGCCCGAGGTGCGGGTCGACCCCACCCAACTCGATCAGATGATCCTGAACCTCGCGCTGAATGCTCGCGACGCGATGCCCGGGGGCGGGACGCTGACCATCGGCGCCACCTCTCGCGAAGTCGATCGGCCGCGCGATGTGGCGGGGCTGCCGTTGAAGGCCGGACGGTACGCCGTGCTGACGGTGACCGACACCGGAGAGGGCATGGACGAAGCGACGCGCTCCCGGCTCTTCGAGCCCTTTTTCACCACGCGCAGCTGGGGCCGAAAGAGCGGCCTCGGACTCTCGGTGGTGCACGGCGCGGTGCGGGCGATGGGCGGAGCGATCGAAGTGCGGAGCCGCCCCGGCGAGGGCACCCGCTTCGCGATCCTGATCCCGGCGATCGCCCCCGACCAGGTGCCGCCGGCCGACGGCGAGGTGCCGCGAGGCACCGAGACCATTCTGCTCGTGGAGGACCATGTCGAACTCCGTCGCGGAATGCGTCGATCCCTCGACGAGCTCGGGTACCGGGTGGTGGACGCGGCCGACGGTGCGGAGGCGCTCGCTCTCGTCGAAGAAGGGGGACTCCGCCCCCATCTGCTGGTCACCGACGTGGTGATGCCGGCCCTGTCGGGACCGGAGCTCAGCACCCGCATTCAGGCACTCGGCCTGGCCGTCCCGACCCTGCTCCTGTCGGGGTATACGGACCATCCCGCGGTGGAGCAGCTGCGCCGATCCGGGGTGCGCGTACTCTCGAAGCCGCTCGAGACACCCGACCTGGCCCGGGCGGTGAGGACCGCACTCGATCAGTAG
- a CDS encoding response regulator, with amino-acid sequence MATILVIDDDASIRRSLRRILELEGHEVLEAAEGSAGLRAVQLDPPDLVITDIYMPEMDGIEFLIRLRDAHPELPIVAISGGGFASKEFVLKDAEMIGATRTLSKPLLVGDVLGAVSAALSGDPNP; translated from the coding sequence ATGGCCACGATCCTGGTGATCGACGACGACGCTTCGATCCGCCGCAGCCTGCGCCGGATCCTCGAGCTCGAGGGGCACGAGGTGCTCGAAGCGGCGGAGGGATCGGCGGGACTCCGGGCGGTCCAGCTCGACCCGCCGGATCTCGTGATCACGGACATCTACATGCCCGAGATGGACGGGATCGAGTTCCTGATCCGTCTGCGAGACGCCCACCCGGAGTTGCCGATCGTGGCGATCTCCGGGGGGGGCTTCGCCTCGAAGGAGTTCGTGCTCAAGGACGCCGAAATGATCGGTGCCACGCGCACGCTGTCGAAGCCGCTCCTGGTCGGCGACGTGCTGGGGGCGGTCTCGGCCGCCCTGTCCGGCGACCCGAACCCCTGA